The Flavobacterium sp. 123 genome contains a region encoding:
- a CDS encoding ABC transporter ATP-binding protein, whose translation MKELRYLNKYFVKYKFSFLLGIGITIVAQIFSLFTPKLISKSLGAIEKFDKLSAHEKASPILNSYFKEELVSNILLIIGTTIIAGFLTFLMRQTLIVMSRHIEFDLKNEVFRQYENLSQNFYKQNRTGDLMNRISEDVSKVRMYVGPAVMYTINTVIRFAIVIAYMYNVSPRLTFYTILPLPLLSYAIFKLSSEINIRSTIFQQYLSKVSSFSQEIFSGIRVIKAYSLENQHQNNMIDLANESKSKSLSLARVQSLFGPLMLALIGISNLVVIYFGGLMYIDGTIKSIGTIAEFILYVNMLTWPVASLGWVSSMVQEAEASQKRLNEFLKIEPEIKNKNLEHSSIEGEITFKNVSYTYEDTNIKAIQDISFTVKKGETLAILGKTGAGKSTILSLISRLYDVSEGEINVDGKEISKLNLYDLRNSIGIVPQDAFLFSDSIKNNIKFGKENATDKEVIAAAKSAVVHDNIIGFNKQYETILGERGITLSGGQKQRVSIARAIIKNPAILLFDDCLSAVDTETEEAILNNLYEICKDKTTIIVSHRISSAKNADRILIIEDGKITQQGSHNQLINQEGYYASLYLKQLSEKELQ comes from the coding sequence ATGAAAGAATTACGCTATTTAAACAAATATTTTGTCAAATATAAATTCAGTTTTTTACTTGGGATTGGCATCACCATAGTTGCTCAAATTTTTTCTTTGTTTACTCCAAAATTAATCAGCAAGTCATTAGGTGCAATCGAAAAATTTGACAAGCTATCTGCTCATGAAAAAGCATCTCCAATCCTAAACTCTTATTTTAAAGAAGAGTTAGTCAGTAATATTTTATTGATTATTGGAACAACCATTATTGCAGGTTTTCTAACTTTTTTGATGCGTCAAACCTTAATTGTTATGTCAAGACATATCGAATTTGATTTGAAAAACGAAGTTTTTAGACAATATGAGAATTTATCTCAAAACTTCTATAAACAAAATAGAACTGGGGATTTAATGAACCGTATTAGCGAGGATGTTTCCAAAGTTAGAATGTATGTAGGACCAGCTGTTATGTATACTATAAATACAGTTATCCGTTTTGCCATAGTGATTGCATATATGTATAATGTCTCTCCTCGATTGACTTTTTATACAATTTTACCTTTACCGCTATTATCCTATGCCATTTTTAAACTAAGTTCTGAAATCAATATTCGAAGCACCATTTTCCAACAATATCTATCTAAAGTTTCTAGTTTTTCACAAGAAATATTTTCAGGTATTCGAGTTATAAAAGCCTATTCGCTAGAAAATCAGCATCAAAACAACATGATTGATTTAGCTAACGAAAGCAAAAGCAAAAGTTTAAGTCTAGCACGAGTACAATCCCTTTTTGGTCCTTTAATGCTCGCCTTAATCGGAATAAGTAACTTAGTAGTTATTTATTTTGGAGGTTTAATGTACATTGATGGAACTATCAAAAGCATAGGGACCATAGCTGAATTTATCTTGTACGTAAACATGTTAACTTGGCCAGTAGCGTCATTAGGTTGGGTTTCATCAATGGTACAAGAAGCCGAAGCATCTCAAAAACGATTGAATGAGTTCTTAAAAATTGAACCTGAAATCAAAAACAAAAACCTAGAGCACTCTTCAATTGAAGGCGAAATCACTTTCAAAAATGTAAGTTACACCTACGAAGACACAAACATAAAAGCAATACAAGACATTTCGTTTACAGTAAAAAAAGGAGAAACATTAGCTATTTTAGGAAAAACTGGAGCAGGAAAATCAACTATTTTATCTCTAATATCAAGGCTTTATGATGTTTCTGAAGGAGAAATAAATGTTGACGGCAAAGAGATTAGCAAGCTAAACTTATATGATTTGAGAAACAGCATTGGAATTGTTCCGCAAGACGCATTTCTATTTTCAGATAGCATAAAAAACAACATCAAATTTGGCAAAGAAAATGCTACTGATAAAGAAGTAATTGCTGCCGCAAAAAGTGCCGTTGTACATGATAATATCATTGGTTTTAACAAACAATATGAAACCATTCTTGGAGAACGAGGAATCACACTTTCTGGTGGACAAAAACAGCGTGTTTCTATAGCGAGAGCCATTATTAAAAATCCTGCCATTTTACTTTTTGATGACTGCTTATCTGCAGTTGATACAGAAACCGAAGAAGCTATTTTGAACAACTTATATGAAATTTGTAAAGATAAAACTACCATAATAGTGAGTCACAGAATCTCATCTGCTAAAAATGCAGATAGAATACTAATCATTGAAGATGGTAAAATCACACAACAAGGCTCTCATAATCAATTAATAAATCAAGAAGGCTATTATGCATCCCTATATTTGAAACAACTTTCAGAAAAAGAATTGCAATAA